In Mus pahari chromosome 20, PAHARI_EIJ_v1.1, whole genome shotgun sequence, the genomic stretch GGTCACCTGGGTAACTATTTTCTACTAAAATCCAAATTAATTCATTTGACCAACACTAGAGAAAGCAGGACATGGGATCTTTATTAGCAGCTAGCGCTATGAGATACAAATCAAAAACACTGACACTGAAGTTGCTGGAAAGAGATATGTACAGAAATATTACAGGTAAGCAAAAATCTCATCTTCCAATGCCAAAACCAACCTCGGGGGAGGAGAGCCTTGGCTAGGGGCAAAGCAGCACGTAAGTTACCATAATAAAGAGTTTCATCCACCCAGGAAAGCAGTGAGAGCTACAGCAACGCGGCACTACAACTTAGGGTACCAGTTTGTAAAGATTCCCTTAATCATGaaagttttcaaatgaaaacatgtGCCCCTCCTCTCCTGCAGGCTTCCAGATCTCTACCCAAGAGACTTGAGTACTTCTATTAAGGCAACTGGAAGCCCACACTAGCTTAGATAACGACTTGCACTTCCTTCCTAACATGCTATGGGGAAAAGCAAATTTCCACAGTGCTATCCTTTCCTAAAAAGGAAACAGCactcaaaataaaggaaaaggccACAGAGGGCTCCCTGAGAAcccagtgaaactaagagaactTTTCCAATCAAACTTTGCAACTGGATCCAGGTGGAACAGTGCCCTGCANNNNNNNNNNNNNNNNNNNNNNNNNNNNNNNNNNNACAGTGGCTTCCTGAGCCGTCTTCTAAGTCATgtgagaaaacacatggtagccTTGATTCTCTCTACGATCACCCCCATGCAGAGGGAAGTATTTACAAGNCAAGGTTGAAACTCATCATAGGGTACTCTCTTCCATGGTCCAGCCATCTTTGGCAACTCTACCCACAATACTTCTCACTCCCTGGGAATGGAATGGCCGTGAAAGAACCAAGGATCCATgtgacaggaagacagacaggNAAACACAGCCAATAGGAGCCAACTGCTCCAGNCAGAGTCTCTCAGGATCACTGAAGAAGTGGAAAGCAACACAATTGGTAGAGCAGCAGAGAGCCCCAAGGAAGAGTGCTCAGTGATGGTTAACAGAGGAAACGGAATTTCATGGAGATTCACTGTTACAAGGAGAACTGTTCAGTATCAACTTCCAGAATGTGGATGCTNCCTGGTTTAAGAgacctatgttttctttttcagttcctcAAATCTCCGGGAAAGATCATCAAAGTCTATGTCTTCTGATGCTGAGGTACTGGCTCCAGCAGATGCAGTTGGGAGTGTGTCTGGCACCGATGGCAACTCTGGCAGTACAAAGGTGTTGTAATTATCCACAGGTCTGGAAGGGGGCTTTGCAGGAGCTTCTGGCTTGGGTCCTAATTAAATCAGGTCAAAGAGCACAATCTTACAAGTggcagagaaatgactcagccaTCCTGTGACAAAACCAGTACCAAACACCCCATAATCCCTTTTGGCGGAGGactaaaaaaataatgaattaagaTGCAGGAGAGGCTGGGGCCGTAGCtcagagtatttgcctagcatacacaacgcttagtttgatccccagcactgcacacGGTGGTAAatgccagcactagggaggtggaagCAAGTGGATAAGGAGGTCCACAGTGATGTTAAGACTGGTACTATCTGATGTAACGGGAATCGTCTATTCTGTATACGGTTCTTCCActtggcttttcttccttctccttttctttcagtgctggagatcaaatccagggaCTTGCATTGCTGGGCAAGTCCCCTACCACTGAGTTTACAGCCTCAGACTCCTGGTGCACCCCCCACACCAAACTGCTCTAATGTCAGATATGCTTTCTGGGATGCTagtagcactttttttttttattttatatgcattgatgtttttcctgcatgtatgtctatgtaagaGTGTTGAGTCACAGCTGTTGCTATAGATAGTTGTGAggtgccacatgggtgctgggaattgaacctctggagccatctctccagtccagcatTTCCTAACTTACTGAATAACTACAAAACATGCCTGCTTTATGAAAATTCACTCTTACTGTTTGTGCCTATTTTGTcctctgtgctggttagttttatgtcatctgGATACAAAGTAGAATCATTTGGGAAAGGGGaatcttagttgagaaaatgctgccACCAGATTAACATCAGAGGCCCAGCTCACTGGAGGCCATGCCTCCCCTAGGTAGGTGGTCCTGAGTGgtataagaaaccaggctgaaaaatagagctggccctgctggcATGGGCACAGGTGGTTCAGCCCCAAGGGCATGAAAGTGAGAGAGCTAGATCCAACCCTTGCCAACAGGACTTGGTTAGTCAGGGCAGCTctagagagctcaccctggtggtgcagGAGAGCTAGCTGGCCGGCTGACCAACTCACTAccacccagggctttgagttggcccacccctacatctaccccatctatgacctgctggagcatgtgaaggggcCAGTTCTACAGATCCAAACTTAcagggtctccatgacacagggcaacaacaagatatctaagaagagtcccagtgaggatccagtattgatggagtagcagaagccagaggccttgttccagaccaatgactcattgcaaatAAGTATGGACAAAAGGGTTTACTGTGGGACTCACTGtgacactacagcttccacaacaagatgggggggggggcttgcaaGGGTGAAGGGTAGGTACAGGGACAGAGATAAGTGGactgggatgcatgatgtgaaattcataaaggatcaataaaaagtttaaaaatctgTGAGTTTAAGCAGGTACTCATTCACCCCTAGCTTCTGCTTtggtttctgcctccagattcctgccctgactgtgacaaagaaatgtaagcaaaataaaccctttgtttTATCACACAGTAGAAACCTAACACACCCTTCTTTAATACCTCACTTCCAAAATCAACTgcggagcagggggtgggggtggggggctcaagTAGAGACTCAGAGGTTAAaaagttcttccagaggacacagggtttaatccccaggacacacatggtcaCTCACAACAGTCTAACTCAAGTTCTGGAGGCTCCAATGCTCTCTTTTggtctccaagggcactgcatgctgcatgcacatacatacagaaaaggggggtggggggaggctgaagagatggcttagcagttaagagcaccaactgttcttccagaggttccgagttcaaatcccagcaaccacatggtggctcataaccatctataatgagatctgatgcccactttgggtgtgtcagaagacagctacagtatacttatgtataataaataaagaaatctttaaaaaaactacaacagcaacaaaaaaaaaccacacttgTCAGgctcagcatggtggcacatgcctttaatcccaggggggcaaaggcaggtggatttctgagttggaggccagcctggtctacagagtgagttctaggacagccagggctacacagagaaaccctgtctcaaaaacaaaccacctCTCACTGCAGCTTCTGAAGGATCCCTCCAGCCTCCATAGGGACCTGCTCGTGTGTATaaacccacatacatataaatagacaaaaataatatAGAGAACTTGAAACATTGGGGCTGAAGAAAGCAAGAAGTTCTGAGTTTTCTGTTAGACACATATTTGAAAAGAGGATCTGGACCATAGGTTGAATGTCATGGCCCTGGAGAGAGAAACTGGAGGAGACTAAGAGGATGCAGCACTGTGAAGCTTTTGAAACACACTCACCAACAATCTGTGCAGAAGAAACAGTTTTATCACCATTAATGTCATCAACCTGCAAAACAAATATTGTTAACAATGAATGACAACTCTAGACAAAGTACTAACACCAGCTCCTTCTAAGCTATCCATCAAAAGCAACAGAATTTGCTCCTAGGAAAATGCCTCCTAGACTCTCCATGCTTCTCTGAACCACTTAAGACACCATACCAACCTCTGACCTactaagcaaagaaagaaaagtcttacCACACTTTTCAGCTTCCAGGCAAAGCAAACTAGGAAATCTACAAGAACCAAGGCCTCAAGGACTGACGATCCAACTCATTCCACAAACTGTTTTGATACATGGAATGCTAAAGCTTGAGAAAGACTCAGTTCCAGGAGAAAACACATCAGCTAGAGATGGAAACCAATAGGAAGAATGATAAGCAAACTCAGGATCTGGGAGAGCTTCCTAGGTGAGTAATTTACATAGCGCATCCCACACCAACTTGTTTTCTGAGCAAACCATAAGCTGAAAACAGCTCCAaaggcatgtatgtatgagtcATGATGTATACGCAAGACTTGCAGAAAACAAGTAATCCTGAAGCAGGGACACAGTTCAAGGCATCTTTACCACATGAGCCATTTATGAAATATTCCATATACCCCCAAGCACTGGGAGCTGTGCCTAGGGCCTCCCGCACAACAGACACACACCCCACCGCTGAACTActactgtgatttttgttttgcttttcactcTGAAACAAGGTCTTAGATTGGTGATCTATCTACTTCAGCTCCCACACTGCCACAGGTTTGCTCTATTTTAAGTTTTAACCACAAGAATAAAATGTGGACTAAATGCTACAGGCCAAAAATAACTAACTGGACACTTGGTAAGTCAAATACACCGTTACTACCCTTTGCCATGAATGTTGTGaacttaaaagacaaacaaaaagcctgGTGCTCTAATGAATACAGTATCAAATTACAGCAGCCAGTGTGATTCTCAGACAAACGCCCCTGCATTAAGTGCTCTAGAGGCACACTACTTCCCTTTACTGTTTCTGATGggctcatgtagtccaggctgacttgaactcctgatccttcaaAATGCTGAgactgcaggcatgtgccaccatgcccatgtGAACATGTGACTTCCTTACTGCAGCTCCTTCCTGCTCCCTGGCTTCAATGCTTATCAGCATGCCCACCACAAACGCCACCAACAGCACCCCCATCTCCAGGGCGGAATGAAAGCAACAAGGAATCCAGAAGCAAGACCAAACCCATACTAAGTCGATCAAAAGTTTGCCTTCCCTGTTGTCATTATTTTGCTCTCTTCATGGGATTCACTCTCCTGCCGTTTACCAAAAGGCTCAGGCACTTACAGATTCATAGGATGGGGGAGTTGCTGGTATCTGAGGTGGGTGAATGTTAGGAAAGGCCTGGTAAGTCCCCACTGGCAATCCACTGAAATCCGACTGCAAGAGAAAAACAGTATCAGAAACATTGCCTCCCAATCTGTAACTTCTAGATGGCCTGGGAAGAAATATGTGTAAAAGCacattatgtacatatgtatatattcaagatcctcaaaggaaaaaaatgcgatgggtgtggtggcacacgtctttaatctctgcacttgggaggcagaggccagcctggtctacagagttccaggacagccaggactataaagagaaaccctgtctcgaaaaaccaaaaaaaaaaaaaaaaggctcaaagGGATCACATGTGTCACAAAGACTACAAGCGTAAAGCTCTACTAAGGTTATTCTTCAGTTATCACATCAAGTTCTTTAATGTCTGCCTCAAGGGGGAAAAAACTCAAATCACTTGATTGTTACCAATGACCTACTATAAAACCAACATCCTAGCAACAAAGGCTCTTCAGCCTGGTAATAAAGGAAAGCTCTTGTTttcgggggggaaaaaaaacaaacacattactGCAACAGGTTCCCAGCTGTTTAGTAACTTTCCCTAAACTGGTTTTCTTAGTACTAgctatagtttttttgttttgtttttttacttcagTTCTTGCAGCCAAGAACTTTTCTGGATCTGATATTGTTCCTCAATACACTTGTTCAACTACTCAGCTAATACAAGTGTTGTTGTTATTCTGTATTCCTGGCAACCTACAACTTCTGCTCAGTGTGTCCAGAGCCCATCTGGTCTCTGCTGCAATATTTTCTAAAGCTTACGTGCACACTTtctttatacacacatacttactgGTCCCTTTGGCAGTGGGTACGCGAAGGGAGCATTTGGAGATGGCATGGGCATAGGCATGGGCATGGGCACAATCCCATCAGGTCCCCCAATGGGGGCTGTGAACccgccccctcctcctcttccaggacCACCTTTCTTCACGTCGTCTGTAAATCCAACATCAATAAGATCTGTCTCCACCCCAACAGGAGCTTCTGCCtaagaaaaggaagcatttattAATCCAAGGCCATGGCTAGGTTCCCTACAAGTCTAGGGATACACATACAAGCATAAGAGTTGTTTACTTTGgtgtcatatagcccaggctagccctgaactgatcctcttgcttctaccttcCTAGTTAATGGGATTAACTACTTTTTTGCTAACCTGATACTGCTTTTCTCTCATAATAATGGTCACATCATCAACAGCTCTAGGGAAAGTGAAGGCATTACAGGGAGAACACTACACACAATGCTGCTCTACAGCCTCAGACAATTCCCCAAGAAGCAAGGAGAAAACAGGGGAAAGCAAGGGAGACAAAGGTCtccaagggaaggaagggggcagAGTATAGAGTTTAAAAGTCACTGCCCcggggctggacagatggttcagtggttaagagcactaatcagaagtcctgagttcaaatcccagcaaccacacggtggctcacaaccatctgtaatgagatctgatgccctcttctggcgtgtctgaagacagctacagtgtactcatatataataaataaataaatcttataaaaaaaagaaattttggcCCTGCCCAAATTTAGGAGATTCAGGAAGAAAATGTCCCAGAAAAGAACACTTTATCTAGCAGAGGGCCAGCTCTAAAGAACATGTACACATTAACACTCCTGAGAGCTGGGGAAATGTTGCcatctgggtgtgtctgtgctgGAGGTTGGTTAGTGTAATAACCTCTACCATACCCTACTAACTTTAATTGCTGAACCATTATTAGAGTCAAGACAGAGACGACAGAGACTTTGTTGTACATGCTTATCCACACCCAGCTTTCTAACCACTCCTGGAACACAGCACACTAACTGAACTGTGTAGATCCTGGGGAACTGCCATGTACAAGGGCTTCTCTACTTCAAGCTAACTCAAAGGCAGATATATCATGCTTTAACATTTCTGTCAAGGTTGTGCATTCTCAGGCTGCCTCCGTTTGCTCAATCTCATGCTTTAAATGTCCTGTGAGATTTGCAGTTACATTTATTGTTATACAAGGAGGTACCAAAGGCTTCCATGCACCACTTCAGCTAGTATAAACAATAGCTCCCTGTTCCCCACAAGTCCTACCCAGTCTCATTTTCCTTTGTGCTCAGGCATAAACTTACCATGACCACAGAGTCAGGTTCATAGGGAACATTGTAATTCTTGGCAATTTCAATCAGGTATCTCTCAACTAGGATTTTGGGTGGGGCTTCTACGCTCAGTTTGTGCATTAGCTGTGACAAAAGATTGATGTTAAGAAGCATCCATACAACCAGCCTAGTCCCGACCTGCTTCTTAGTTTCTCTCATTTTCCTGGTAACACTGAGGAagataagaataaaaatgaactatTTCCCAGTCAAAGGCACATTACAGGATGCATGCTTTCCTCACTCTCTAGTTATGAGACAGGTTCTCAGCACTAATGCCCTCCCCATTTCATTCTGCCAACCCTTCTTTCcactttccttctgccttcctaaCTCACAGAAGAGACAACAGCTCAATAGTCAGGCTCCAGGCAGGGAAAGGGCCAGACTGCACTGCAGGTCACACAGGTATCCTCTGCCCTTCACTAGAAAATATACCCCCAGCTACCTCAACCATGCACCTGTACAACTCAAACGCCTGCTGCTAATCAAACTACCTGTCCCCCTGGGTCCTGTTAATCAGAGGTTCATTACCCTATCATTCACAGTCCCGATCTGGTTGGTCCTGCATAATTTGCCATATTCCTTGCTGTATTTGGCACAGAGCTGATCAGCAAcctacaaagaaaaaagaaaaactattaacAGAAACCACTCTCATAAACAGCTTCACAATTTCTCCTATCAACATTAAACATATCTTTATTACTaggtttaaaaataagaaaacaatatctactgcttttgtttgtcttgtttcttgagacagggtttctctgtgtggcctaggctgtcctggaactcactctgtagaccaggctggccttgaactcaagagatccacctgcctctgccctctgagtgctgagattaaaggcgtggtaCACTATgtccagtaaaaacaaaacacaatgtcTATAAAACCTTGGTAAgtatacattatttttcatttacccAGAAAGCAGCAACCTAACTCCAAACACTCTCATAAAGCATgataaatactgaaaatacaacTGCGAGCTGCACGTGGCATACACTTATAATCCCATTACCtagggaggtagaagcaagaggtCAGTTCAAGCTAGCCAGTGCTACatgcccccaccctccaaaaCCAGTAATATGACGATGAACAAAAGCAACACTGTTCAGTcaagtggtggtggcgcacacctttaatgccagcactaggtggcagaggcaggaagacttccttgagttcgaggccagcctggtctacagagtgagttccaagacagccagggctacacagagaaaccctgtctcgaaaaacaaaaacaaacagcaacaaaaacaaaacactattccTAAGGAGTCTTATAACCTATGTGCAAAATCATATTAATAGTACTAATAACCCAGCAAAGGCCCACCTCCAGCTAGGATAAATGCAACTAAAGGAAGGTAGGACATGCAAATCAGACCtgagcagaagagggagaggaggctgcCTC encodes the following:
- the Ist1 gene encoding IST1 homolog isoform X1; amino-acid sequence: MLGSGFKAERLRVNLRLVINRLKLLEKKKTELAQKARKEIADYLAAGKDERARIRVEHIIREDYLVEAMEILELYCDLLLARFGLIQSMKELDSGLAESVSTLIWAAPRLQSEVAELKIVADQLCAKYSKEYGKLCRTNQIGTVNDRLMHKLSVEAPPKILVERYLIEIAKNYNVPYEPDSVVMAEAPVGVETDLIDVGFTDDVKKGGPGRGGGGGFTAPIGGPDGIVPMPMPMPMPSPNAPFAYPLPKGPSDFSGLPVGTYQAFPNIHPPQIPATPPSYESVDDINGDKTVSSAQIVGPKPEAPAKPPSRPVDNYNTFVLPELPSVPDTLPTASAGASTSASEDIDFDDLSRRFEELKKKT
- the Ist1 gene encoding IST1 homolog isoform X2: MLGSGFKAERLRVNLRLVINRLKLLEKKKTELAQKARKEIADYLAAGKDERARIRVEHIIREDYLVEAMEILELYCDLLLARFGLIQSMKELDSGLAESVSTLIWAAPRLQSEVAELKIVADQLCAKYSKEYGKLCRTNQIGTVNDRLMHKLSVEAPPKILVERYLIEIAKNYNVPYEPDSVVMAEAPVGVETDLIDVGFTDDVKKGGPGRGGGGGFTAPIGGPDGIVPMPMPMPMPSPNAPFAYPLPKGPSDFSGLPVGTYQAFPNIHPPQIPATPPSYESIVGPKPEAPAKPPSRPVDNYNTFVLPELPSVPDTLPTASAGASTSASEDIDFDDLSRRFEELKKKT